The genomic DNA tctttcaaaattcaaaatatatatacccTTTCTCCAGATACTCAATTCTACTTGCAGTGATATGCCCTATAGAGATACTCATGAAAATACACCAATGCACTAGGATGCTTGTCATTAACAGGAAACAAATGTCCAGCAATAAAGGCCACTAACTATGATGCTTGCACACAGTAAAACTAAATAGCCATTTCAAAGAATGAGATAGATAGGTCAATGCTGATGGAATATTTATGAGGAATATTATTGAGGAAAATtgtactatttttaaatagtacACATAGATGTGGGTactgcatatttttttctgaatacacGAGAAAGTGTAAGCAGTTACTTTTGAGGCATGGAGCTAGAAGATGAGATGCAGGTATGAGAAACTTATTTacacttttaattttatacaattCTGTACAGTTGTGGGGTTTGAATTTTCAACAAGTATATAGATACTACGTTTTATACACAAACACACgtacttaagaaacaaaataaataattctgaatgTCACCTATTTAACTAGCCAGAGATATTTTGatgtccttccttcccctaaatccctcaattaaaaaaacctGGTCAGTATTtaacaattactttaaaatgtttaaaagtgaaGAATGACTATTCTTTCTGCTGttactaattatttttgttaaggGTCTTATGGGTTTCTATTCCTCATATTGgttttataatttactttcttttaataattttacatacattataatttttatacttaaatatcCTAATTTCTCAGAAAATTCGTGAAACATCTTACTCATAGGTATTTCAACATTCATCCAAAGCAAATTTTAGTGCTGTTCACAATGAAGATATCTGATATAAGGTATCTAAAATAAGGAGCCCTGGGTTAAATCTCCAACTAAGCTTCATGGATATTACGTCTAACAATGATTTTGAAACACAGTAATGTCCTCGAATTTGGATATTGCTGACTCCCAAAGGAGGATAGTGGCATTTGGTATATTCTCAAATCCCCCAACTTAAAGCtctatttttctaaattccaGAGACATTAAAAGGCCTGCCTGGATTTTCTAGTTCAgagtttattattcttttcactaTTCCATCAGGTCTtccttaaggaaagaaaaaaccaaaaaaccaaaaaactttttCATTGTTAATGACACTTGGCTGTGCAGTTGTGTTACTTAAATGAAGCAAGTTTTGTTGAAAAAATGAGTCACGCTAATTTTACCTGTCCAGCTGAAGCCAAGATGATCAGCAATATAAGCCAGCCTTTCCTCGATCCGTTCCTGCTCATCCTGTTCATCTACAGAAGGTCAAAAACAGAATGGCCAAAGGTTGTCTATGACAGGAGAGCACCCATAGTACTGATCATCCGAAGAGAGGAAGTCACTTGTCCAAATATTTGATAATAGCACAAATTAGCTATtatatttcaaatcattttaaatggtATGTTTGCCTGATTTCTGGAATGGAATGGGGAATCAACTTAATTATAAATCATGAAAACCAACTGCTTCCATATCTCTTTAATCAAGACTAGTCACTGGACATATCAGTTGCTGAGTTCTAGTAATCTTAGGACTTTCTGTTTAAATTATCTGAGAGACTACTGCCCACCAGGAGACAATCATCTTGTTcatcaaaaaccagaaaaatcatAAGTGGGTTGCAGAAGTGGAGTAACTGGTTAGGACCTCCTGTTATTGCCTGTGGCAGCACAGATCACTTCCGGATCACATCTGAAAGAAATCACATCCAAGATTCATAAAAGACATAGATCATGGGTTAACCAGGccacctgggttttttttttcagtctggcCAGAACCATTTTCCTTGGTCCTGGTGACCTTGGAAGAATGGAGGATAAAAGCATACGTATTTGTGTCTGTTGTATCAATAGGTATAGATGTACTTTCTGTGAAATTTCTGTGTGCTTACTACTAAGTAAGCTTATATATTACTCCCACAAACTTTAATTTTCCCATTGGTTTTTAACCCCCATTAATTGATGGGCAGCATTTTAGACATCAGGACATTTTCTTAGGACACAAATTTAAGAATAATAGTCTTTATTGTAGAGATATTGGAAGACCAGAGGCTACTTCTCAAAGCCAtctatggtttccttttttataattcAAAGGGTCATCCTCTCACGGTCACTTACATCATGCAAAGTTTGAGTTTTTGTTGTCTGCTGCGTCTAATCAGAGTACATTCTCCATTCACCTAATACTGAAACAAAAAGCATGGTTTTTTTTCACCTTATATTTGTTTGCTTAAAGTGTTTACCAGTGGTATCTGAGATCCAACTTTTTGAATCAAAAACAGATCCACAACAATTGGGATTTCATGATAACGTGAAATCTTCTTGGGCAAATGGCTTCCTAATGATTACCGAATTACTAAGTTGAGtacaaatgattttaaagtaCGTAAGGGtaagaagaaaaagcaatgaaTCCTTACCATATGAAACAAAGCCCAACATGTTCATGTGCAAAAGCAAAAGTGCTTAATTTGAGGCTAAGCCTGGGACTCCAGAGCAACAAAACTCAAAGCTTGCATGGCCTTACGAACAGCGGCTTGAGAAAGGCAAGATCACCGCTGTCTGTTCATCATGTTGATGTTTTCCATAAGCATTCTCATTACTCAATCTTGAGATTGTTTTCATAGACAAGAGTACACAGAGAAAGCACGAAACACAAAGGGCTTACACAAACACAGTAACCACTACAGAAAgcttaaagaaaatgagacacaaatcaccaaataaaagatatacaaaaaaaaaaaaactatatcaaATTTATGACATGCGTAGCACAGGGAATCCCAGGGGCTGGCAAATACCTTCAGCATGGTCATGGCCATTTTCATCAGGGATGCGTTCAATCAGAGTCTCAATGGACTCATCCCAAATAGGCCTTGTGTCAAAGATGTCCTCAGGAATTGAATGCTCGGTTTCAACAGGTGGCAGATTTTCAATTACTGAAACTTCCAGGGCACTACTACTTTCATCATCTGAAACTAATTCTTGCTCCCTTTCTGACTGTGTAAGTCTATCCACTAACTTGGAAGCCTCATCACTAATCTCCTCAAAGAATTCTATGGAGTTCCTGTAAAGGTCAAAGAAATGCTCCTTACTTTCTTTTGTAGGGCTCACAGCCCCCTTGCAGGAAGATGTGGTGCTTTTGCTCTTAACTGGCAATCGGGATGTAAATATCTTTGGTCTGGTGGCCCCCTCTTCTGATTCTAACTCCagctcctctgccctctctctgctctctgtttctgtctcaaTGTAACTTCTAGTTTTTACTGGACATTTGGTCTTTGAGTCCAAAGCACTGGCATCAGATTCAGATTTGCTTCTACTATCTGGTGTTCTGCTTGTCATGTCCTGACCCTGAGGAGCCACTATTTTCTGGAGAGATGAATCTAGATGCGAAAGCTGCTGCTCTACTCTTTGGACAGGTGCTTTCACGGGGATTTTAGACTTTGGTTTTGCTTCATCCTCTTTACTTTCCTCATCCAGGCTGGGCAAAAAATCTTCACAAAGGGAACTCTCATACTCCACAGATGGAGGTGCTGAGGTTGACGTGGGTATAGTCCTTACAGGAATTTTGGATTTGCTTTCAGTAGAAGGCACATTCTCCATGGGTGCAGTAGGGATTTCAATTACTGATTTCTGTTCCTCTGGGGAAGAATCAGGAGAATCATCATCCCGACCTGAATACACAGACCTGGTAACTGTGGAAAAATCTAACTGAACGTGTACAACTGGTTCAGGGGAGTCAGGGCAAGATGGATCTTTCACACTAGACTTAAGAGGCATATCACCCATTGGTGTGGTGGGGAGATCCTCGGCGCCTGCAGAAGGAGCTTCTTTTGTTGATGTTTCAGGGGAGGTTGAATTCCCCATGGGGGTGTGAAGTTGAGCATCTGAAGCAGATATTTCCTCAACTTCCTCACTCAGGTCATCTGGAAGTAGGTCCGCTTCATCACTCACTGTTTCTTTTGATTCTGAGAGAGCTAGTGACTCAGCTGATGTCTCCCGTTGTGGGGGCTCAGCGCCAGGACTCCCTTCTTTCATGTCTTCGGAGAGAGTCTCTTCCCTGGATTCTTGCCCAATTTGGAAAAAGTGAAAACTTTCATCATCATAGGACCTTTTGGTCATGTCAATGGCACCACTTCGGGTCATCTCAAACAATTTTCCTTCCTGAAAGAGAAACGGGTTTTGCTCACTGGTTGGAGTCCCCTCTTCAGTTGGGGTCCTTGCAGGAGTGGTGTCAGGGGTGGTACCCTGGGATTGTCTGTCTACCATCAAACCAAATAtcttttgttcttcctctttcactcGAGCCTCAAAGGCTTCATCATCCTCGCGGATTTCACTCCAGGAATCAGAATCTACATCAGTTTTTGTGATGATGACTTTGCTGATTTGGTCACTAACAACTACTGATGTATTTGGTACAGAAGGCTCTAAAGATGAAGGGGCTTGATCTGACTGCTTTTCCCACAAGGTGCTTTCTTGTTTGGATTCTTTTTCCATGTTTTGGTCCTCAAAATTAGATTCTTGGCTTGAAACAGTTCTATTGGAGGAGCTTGTTACTACCACGTCTTCAACAGAGGATGTGATGGTAACAGAAGACACTTCAAAAGAGTGAAAACTTGTGTGTCCTGCATCCATTTGGGTTTTGCTTTCTTCACTGGAGAAAAAAGATTGGGGAGGAACATTTTCATAAGGGCTTATTATTTGAGGATCGCAGATTTCATCAGTCTCAGCTGGGTCAGACACTGGAACATCCATGGACAATTTATCTGTTTGAGTAGTAATCAATGAGTCTTGAGTGGAATAGTCCTTTGGTAAGCTCTCAAAAGCTTGGTCAGTTTTGGTGTCCTCTGTTTTTGTAGCAGAAGATAGAGAGGAGATGTCTTCATCTAATTCTTGTCCTTCAGATGCTGGACAGTGAGGTAAGGAAGACAAAGATGAAGAGCTTTCACTGGGGCAATATACTTGTAGAGATTCCACTCGAGAAACATCAAGCTCTtctccttctgtgtctttttcatcagtgtcttgcAGAGGGACTGATTCCTCATGAATAGCTAACTGCTCAGTGATATCCTCTCTAGGGGAGCTGTAGAGACCTGAAGATATAGGAGTGACTAAGCTGCTGGGACTCCTGGTCTCACACCCATGGCCCTCACAGATTTCTGGTTCATCAGCATCTCCGTTCAGATCATCATAAGACATATCTGGGCCATTAGTAGAAATGGTATGACTCTCTTCGGGTACATGGGACTCAcgatctttttcttcttctgatttaCTTGATTCTTCCTGAGTatcttcattcattttgaaagtgTATTGTTTGGAAACAATAGGTTGAAATTGTACTTCTTCAGGACTGGAATTGGAGTCTACGCTGGatggaagtggggaaggaggctgCACTCGAATAACTGGCTCTGGTACGAGGCCTGCGTCAGCACCTTTTTTCAGCTGTGCCAACTCAGGTTCACtctcagaggaggaagaagccTTTCTGCTCTCTGATGTTACCACCACAGGGACATCGCTTTCATCCTCTATACTCTCCACATGTTTTGGTTCATCCACATCTGCTGAACTGTCAGCATCTGGGTCAGAGGATGAAGAAGATTCTTCTTGTTTGGGTTCTTTCTTGTAGTCCCTTTTCTGCTTTGCTTCTTGTTCAAGTTCGTCaaatgttttgattttggttaccattttaaacatttcctcttCAGGTGTgaatctctttttctccccattttccaaGTCATCCTCCTCTGCACATTCATGAATTACAGCTGGTTTGGGTGTGCTTGCATCTGTGGCTTTGGGTGTGACCTCATAGCTAATTTCTTCTGAGCTGGGGGTGTCAGGAGAAAGGGGACTCTTCCCTGAGCTCTCTACCAGTGACGTCTGCTCAAGACTGTCATCCTCGGCACTGCCGTCTGGGTCTCGGAGCAGCCGGGACCGCACAGAGGCCACTTCCGTAAAGAGTTCTGTTTTGGCTACAGCTGCAGGAAGAGGGAAGTGACTTGGGAGAACTCCAGCCTTCATCTTTGGTTCCACAGGGCTGCTTTCAAGAGAGTCACGGCAAGGGGATTCTTTCAGAGGACTTGGCTCCAGAGAATCCGGAGTTTTGTGTGAGGAGTTATCCTCTAGCACAGGGCTGCCTTCCAGGGAGTCTCTGTGGCTCACTGCAAATGATTCATCAGCACCAGGGCTGAGGACCTCACTATCTCGGCTAGGGAGTGCAAGTTCTAATCCTTGGGGACTTCTAGCAACTCCTTGGGGCTTTGATTCAGTTCCTGTGTCTGTCTGTACACAAGCGTCAGGCAGCGGAGAGGCCTTTTTCTCATCTGAGGGCTCAGTGGTTGTGGATTCCTGAGTTTCAGTATCACTGTGGGTCTTGTGGGCTGAACCAACTTTCTTAAGTTGACCCTCATCAGTGGATGCTTCCTCAGTCAGTCCTTTGGGTGTTTCTTTTGCTAGTAACACACTACAGCTGCCAAGGGAATCATCTTCTTGTTTGGGGCATGTGTCTTTGGAAGGGTCTAGGGTGTCCTCCTTCAGCAAACACTCGACTGAGGGCTCTGTGTCTTCAGTGACTATGGTACCTTGCTCTTCAGAACCATCGGTGATGTCTTTGATTGAGGGATGATCTTTTTCTGAATGAATTGCTGTTGGTGTTTCTAACTTGGTCGTTTCGCTTATTTCCCCAATTTGCTCCTCACTTTTCTTTGGTGAGAAAGAAAGGCTTTCTGGGCTTGTCTCAGGGGTCTCTGCGAGGCCCTCATGCTTATAGCTCTCTTCTGAACTAATCTGAGGGGTCCCTTCCATCAGGCTGCCACATGGAGAACCTGCCACCCCTTCAGGCTTGAGGCTCTCAGAACTGCCATCCAAAGCACCACTTTGTAAAGACAGAGCCGGAAGAAATTCATCTTTCATGTAATCTAGTGGAAAGGTTGTGTTGAAAGGACTAGTGAGTACTTGATCTAAGTGAAGCTGTacttcttctgtcttctcactCATTCGGAATTGTTGGTACTTGTCATTGTCTTCCAATTCTTGCTTAATGACGTCAGAAAAGTCAGTAGAGGTTTTCCTATCTGGGCTGATCTGGAGATCCATGTCTCCCTGTTCATCAGCCAGCTTTTCTTTGGGAACTTCACTCTCTTTATGGCTTTCTTCTTCTGGTGCTGACTGAACAGGTTCAGGAGTTTTGTGGCTAAGAGCTTTCTCCTTCTCTACAACTACGTCTTCTCTCTTAGACCCTACGGAGGAAGCACGGACTACTCTCTTGGATTCGGAAACTCCTGTTACCACAAATCTCTGGCCTCGTTTGATTGTCTGACtctctgttttctgtgtttctctgtggTTTAGCAcctgccccttttctttttctacccgagctttgcctttttcttgtggctgcttttgttttgctgatttGTGTTCAAAGAGTCCAGTCTTATGTTTAGATGGGTCCTGACCTGACTGAAAAGCTTTCATCAACTCCCGAACAGACATTGTCTCCTcgattctttctgtttttgaggTGGGGGATACAggtggttgcttttctgttttcccagaaGGCGACACAGGCAAGTGCTTCTCAGTTTTCCCAGAGGTTGATACAGGTGGGTGCTTTTCCATTCGTCCAGCTGGTGACACAGGCAAGCGTTTTTCTGTTCTCCCAGGTGATACTGGTGCATGTTTCTCCATTCTCCCAGAGGGCGATACAGGTGGGCGTTTGTCCATTTTACCTGAAGGTGAAACAGGTGGgtgtctttctgtttttgtagATGACACAGGGGACTGCCTTTCAGTTTTTGTTGAGGGTGATACAGGTGAGTGTTTCTCAGTTTTACTTGATGACACAGGGGAGTGCCTTTCAGTTCTTGCAGAGGGTGACACAGGTGAGTGTTTCTCAGTTTTACTTGATGGTGATACTGGAGGATGCCTCTCAGTTTTtgtagaggagggaagagaagagtgtCTTTCTGTTTTAGACGAGGATGAGGCCGGCACATGCCTCTCTGACCTTAGAGAGGGTGATGCAGCTGGGTGTGTCCTGTGGGTTATCTTTTTTGGCACATCCTCTTTGCCTTTGACTCTGACAGGCAACTTGCTTCGACCTTTTTGTTCATCTTCCACTCGTTTCTGAAGGGCCTTTACTTTGTCCTTGATGGAACCAATGGGAGTTTCTTCTATCAAAGGTGAAGTGGCCTTTACAGTGGGATGGGGCTCGGGGGCTAAACCTGCATCTTCATCTAATGACTCTTCTGAACTACATTTTTTAAGTTCACTTTTTTCTGCACTACCTTGTAcactttcctctttttgtttttgtttttcttttaatttcctcctcACTGGCTTCTTTATTCCCAGGCTTGGTTTGTGTTGTTTCTGTGCACTCTGTGTCTCATCTGGGGGCAtatctttcccttcattttcaaagcTCCTGCCAGTAGCCGGAACCTCATGTTTCTCCCCTGCTATTTCTTGAACTGTCTGCAGTGGCTTTTCATGAGGAGACACATAGGAGTTTAGATCCTCAGTAAGGTAGTTCACTAGCCCAGTTGAGTCTTTCTCTACTTTGATGTTGCGCTCTTTATCTATTCTAACTTCTACGCATGGATATTCAGTGATTTCTAAAGGCGCCTTTAGCTTAGCCTCCTCTATTTCCTCATCACTGACAATCACCCATTCCTCTTCCACTAATTCTCTCTCCGACTGAGACCTTGGCACACTGCCTTCATCTCTCGCGCAGGTTCCACTTCTCAGGATTTCGTTCACTTTCTCTAAGTCCTCTTTAACTCTTTCAACAATTTCAAAAGGCTCTCCTGGCTCTTCCTCAGCAGCCTTCACCAGCTCCTTCACTTTGATAGAACCTGCCCTATCAGATACATCTGTGGTCAAGATGGCGGTCATTTTGATCAAATCTTGTTTCATCTCAGAAACTTCAGAGAGCAAGTCCGGACTGGCTAGGACAGGAACTTCATTAACCAGGTGACTTTTCAGGACAGATGTTTCTGTAGATTCTGTCTCATCATCTTTGATGTGAATGAAAAACATTgaaagtaaaatggaaatcaaaaaatatatcGGCAAATGTAATCAGGACTGAAACGACACAGTGTCTTTTCCTGTTGTGGCGGGAGGGACAACAGAATGGGCTGGGAATGGTGGATCCACaaggtctcaggatacaaaagcaaagcaaggctaacggaaaaaaaaaaaaaactgaaaaggaaaaatgagcagGAAATAACTTGCTTAATTTTCTCACTTGTAGCACATCCACACATACAACAAAGCTATAACAAATAGCCAAGACAgactgacacacacacatacacacacacacacacaccatcacagATCAAAACAAAGAACGAACGCAGTGAAATTACACAGAGGTATCTCAAGATTGTTCAGATGTTACAGAtcaatgttgaaaaaaatataaacatggggaaaaaaaggaaaaaaaagcattagaaatTGCAGAAAGTTGATTTCCTCTAGGAGAAA from Ailuropoda melanoleuca isolate Jingjing chromosome 11, ASM200744v2, whole genome shotgun sequence includes the following:
- the ANK2 gene encoding ankyrin-2 isoform X15; protein product: MGNAALCPSCHADKSVRAQGHMQELDKTPDYYGCSSEDTSELGVWSDSNASFLRAARAGNLDKVVEYLKGGIDINTCNQNGLNALHLAAKEGHVGLVQELLGRGSSVDSATKKGNTALHIASLAGQAEVVKVLVKEGANINAQSQNGFTPLYMAAQENHIDVVKYLLENGANQSTATEDGFTPLAVALQQGHNQAVAILLENDTKGKVRLPALHIAARKDDTKSAALLLQNDHNADVQSKMMVNRTTESGFTPLHIAAHYGNVNVATLLLNRGAAVDFTARNGITPLHVASKRGNTNMVKLLLDRGGQIDAKTRDGLTPLHCAARSGHDQVVELLLERGAPLLARTKNGLSPLHMAAQGDHVECVKHLLQHKAPVDDVTLDYLTALHVAAHCGHYRVTKLLLDKRANPNARALNGFTPLHIACKKNRIKVMELLVKYGASIQAITESGLTPIHVAAFMGHLNIVLLLLQNGASPDVTNIRGETALHMAARAGQVEVVRCLLRNGALVDARAREEQTPLHIASRLGKTEIVQLLLQHMAHPDAATTNGYTPLHISAREGQVDVASVLLEAGAAHSLATKKGFTPLHVAAKYGSLDVAKLLLQRRAAADSAGKNGLTPLHVAAHYDNQKVALLLLEKGASPHATAKNGYTPLHIAAKKNQMQIASTLLSYGAETNIVTKQGVTPLHLASQEGHTDMVTLLLDKGANIHMSTKSGLTSLHLAAQEDKVNVADILTKHWADQDAHTKLGYTPLIVACHYGNVKMVNFLLKQGANVNAKTKNGYTPLHQAAQQGHTHIINVLLQHGAKPNATTANGNTALAIAKRLGYISVVDTLKVVTEEVTTTTTTITEKHKLNVPETMTEVLDVSDEEGDDTMTGDGGEYLRPEDLKELGDDSLPSSQFLDGMNYLRYSLEGARSDSLRSFSSDRSHTLSHASYLRDSAMIDDTVVIPSHQVSTLAKEAERNSYRLSWGTENLDNVALSSSPIHSGFLVSFMVDARGGAMRGCRHNGLRIIIPPRKCTAPTRVTCRLVKRHRLATMPPMVEGEGLASRLIEVGPSGAQFLGPVIVEIPHFAALRGKERELVVLRSENGDSWKEHYCEYTEDELNEILNGMDEVLDSPEDLEKKRICRIITRDFPQYFAVVSRIKQDSNLIGPEGGVLSSTVVPQVQAVFPEGALTKRIRVGLQAQPMHSELVKKILGNKATFSPIVTLEPRRRKFHKPITMTIPVPKASSDVMLNGFGGDAPTLRLLCSITGGTTPAQWEDITGTTPLTFVNECVSFTTNVSARFWLIDCRQIQESVTFASQVYREIICVPYMAKFVVFAKSHDPIEARLRCFCMTDDKVDKTLEQQENFAEVARSRDVEVLEGKPIYVDCFGNLVPLTKSGQHHIFSFFAFKENRLPLFVKVRDTTQEPCGRLSFMKEPKSTRGLVHQAICNLNITLPIYTKESESDQEQEEEIDMTSEKNDETESTETSVLKSHLVNEVPVLASPDLLSEVSEMKQDLIKMTAILTTDVSDRAGSIKVKELVKAAEEEPGEPFEIVERVKEDLEKVNEILRSGTCARDEGSVPRSQSERELVEEEWVIVSDEEIEEAKLKAPLEITEYPCVEVRIDKERNIKVEKDSTGLVNYLTEDLNSYVSPHEKPLQTVQEIAGEKHEVPATGRSFENEGKDMPPDETQSAQKQHKPSLGIKKPVRRKLKEKQKQKEESVQGSAEKSELKKCSSEESLDEDAGLAPEPHPTVKATSPLIEETPIGSIKDKVKALQKRVEDEQKGRSKLPVRVKGKEDVPKKITHRTHPAASPSLRSERHVPASSSSKTERHSSLPSSTKTERHPPVSPSSKTEKHSPVSPSARTERHSPVSSSKTEKHSPVSPSTKTERQSPVSSTKTERHPPVSPSGKMDKRPPVSPSGRMEKHAPVSPGRTEKRLPVSPAGRMEKHPPVSTSGKTEKHLPVSPSGKTEKQPPVSPTSKTERIEETMSVRELMKAFQSGQDPSKHKTGLFEHKSAKQKQPQEKGKARVEKEKGQVLNHRETQKTESQTIKRGQRFVVTGVSESKRVVRASSVGSKREDVVVEKEKALSHKTPEPVQSAPEEESHKESEVPKEKLADEQGDMDLQISPDRKTSTDFSDVIKQELEDNDKYQQFRMSEKTEEVQLHLDQVLTSPFNTTFPLDYMKDEFLPALSLQSGALDGSSESLKPEGVAGSPCGSLMEGTPQISSEESYKHEGLAETPETSPESLSFSPKKSEEQIGEISETTKLETPTAIHSEKDHPSIKDITDGSEEQGTIVTEDTEPSVECLLKEDTLDPSKDTCPKQEDDSLGSCSVLLAKETPKGLTEEASTDEGQLKKVGSAHKTHSDTETQESTTTEPSDEKKASPLPDACVQTDTGTESKPQGVARSPQGLELALPSRDSEVLSPGADESFAVSHRDSLEGSPVLEDNSSHKTPDSLEPSPLKESPCRDSLESSPVEPKMKAGVLPSHFPLPAAVAKTELFTEVASVRSRLLRDPDGSAEDDSLEQTSLVESSGKSPLSPDTPSSEEISYEVTPKATDASTPKPAVIHECAEEDDLENGEKKRFTPEEEMFKMVTKIKTFDELEQEAKQKRDYKKEPKQEESSSSSDPDADSSADVDEPKHVESIEDESDVPVVVTSESRKASSSSESEPELAQLKKGADAGLVPEPVIRVQPPSPLPSSVDSNSSPEEVQFQPIVSKQYTFKMNEDTQEESSKSEEEKDRESHVPEESHTISTNGPDMSYDDLNGDADEPEICEGHGCETRSPSSLVTPISSGLYSSPREDITEQLAIHEESVPLQDTDEKDTEGEELDVSRVESLQVYCPSESSSSLSSLPHCPASEGQELDEDISSLSSATKTEDTKTDQAFESLPKDYSTQDSLITTQTDKLSMDVPVSDPAETDEICDPQIISPYENVPPQSFFSSEESKTQMDAGHTSFHSFEVSSVTITSSVEDVVVTSSSNRTVSSQESNFEDQNMEKESKQESTLWEKQSDQAPSSLEPSVPNTSVVVSDQISKVIITKTDVDSDSWSEIREDDEAFEARVKEEEQKIFGLMVDRQSQGTTPDTTPARTPTEEGTPTSEQNPFLFQEGKLFEMTRSGAIDMTKRSYDDESFHFFQIGQESREETLSEDMKEGSPGAEPPQRETSAESLALSESKETVSDEADLLPDDLSEEVEEISASDAQLHTPMGNSTSPETSTKEAPSAGAEDLPTTPMGDMPLKSSVKDPSCPDSPEPVVHVQLDFSTVTRSVYSGRDDDSPDSSPEEQKSVIEIPTAPMENVPSTESKSKIPVRTIPTSTSAPPSVEYESSLCEDFLPSLDEESKEDEAKPKSKIPVKAPVQRVEQQLSHLDSSLQKIVAPQGQDMTSRTPDSRSKSESDASALDSKTKCPVKTRSYIETETESRERAEELELESEEGATRPKIFTSRLPVKSKSTTSSCKGAVSPTKESKEHFFDLYRNSIEFFEEISDEASKLVDRLTQSEREQELVSDDESSSALEVSVIENLPPVETEHSIPEDIFDTRPIWDESIETLIERIPDENGHDHAEDEQDEQERIEERLAYIADHLGFSWTELARELDFTEEQIHQIRIENPNSLQDQSHALLKYWLERDGRQATDTSLIECLTKINRMDIVHLMEASTEPLQERISHSYAEIEQTIALDHSEGFSTLQEELCTAQPKQKEEQAVSKESESCDQPPIVSEEDISVGYSTFQDCIPKAEGDSSGTERFPQTHKEQVQQDFSGKTQDRPEESSLECQQEYFVTTPGTEVSETQKAMAVSDSPSKTPEEIRTPAEEERPYLQTPTSSEQGDSPIIQEPEEPPEHGEESSQKTSLVIVESAGDQPQALDRLDEDAAFHKELTEELGELEASSDEEAMVTTRVVRRRVIIQGDAMPDIPPETVTEEEYVDEHGHTVVRKVTRKIIRRYVSSDGTEKEEVTMQGTAQGPISIEEGDGYSKVMKRIVLKSDTEQSEVTLSEPSILSSTSQFQAEPVEGRRVSKVVKTTMVHGERMEKHLGDSSLATDLPSAKDDFEEDNNE